A DNA window from Sulfitobacter sp. BSw21498 contains the following coding sequences:
- a CDS encoding ABC transporter ATP-binding protein translates to MFRFFENLVDPYADYAEQDTPPTRLWPFFRSYSGPFKTVFWVTGVLSIVVAAIEIGLIYYMGRLVDLMDSSPAEVWRSYGAEFIVVALLILIARPAVQAAHVLLLNNAVLPNYGTLFRWRGHRQVLRQSVGWFEDDFAGRIANRIMQTPPAAGEVVFQVFDAISFALAYLIGAAILLTTSDWQLLIPLVAWFALYALLTRWTIKRVAVASQAASDARSEVTGRVVDSYSNIHSVKMFAHHDREIEYAKGAIEKARVTFQKEMRIFTIMDICLVSLNGLLIVGVVGWAFYLWSTGNATVGVVTAATALTLRLNSMTAWIMWALSTFFQQLGVVAEGLETIAQPITLVDEHDAQPLVLTDGCVEMRCLTHHYGRGSGGLDHIDITVRPGEKIGLIGRSGAGKSTLVKLLLRFYDPEGGRILIDGQDITTVRQDSLRQAIGMVQQDNALLHRSIRENILYGRPSATEAEVIAAAKQAQAHDFIQDLNDQGGRSGYDAQVGERGVKLSGGQRQRIALARVILKNAPILLLDEATSALDSEVEATIQKTLYGMMEGKTVIAIAHRLSTIAEMDRILVMDGGRIVEEGTHEVLLTKGGLYSDLWNRQSGGFLRTEEPTS, encoded by the coding sequence ATGTTTCGATTTTTCGAAAATCTTGTCGATCCCTACGCAGATTACGCCGAACAAGACACGCCACCCACAAGGCTGTGGCCCTTTTTCCGAAGCTACAGTGGGCCGTTCAAAACTGTATTCTGGGTGACAGGCGTATTGTCGATTGTGGTCGCCGCGATCGAGATCGGTCTAATCTACTATATGGGTCGCCTCGTCGATCTGATGGATAGCAGCCCCGCCGAGGTGTGGCGTAGCTATGGGGCGGAGTTTATCGTCGTGGCGTTGCTGATCCTAATCGCGCGCCCTGCTGTCCAAGCCGCGCATGTGTTGCTGTTGAACAATGCCGTGTTGCCGAACTACGGCACACTGTTCCGCTGGCGCGGGCATCGGCAAGTGTTGCGGCAATCGGTCGGCTGGTTTGAAGACGACTTTGCCGGACGCATTGCCAACCGCATCATGCAAACGCCTCCCGCCGCGGGAGAGGTCGTGTTTCAGGTGTTCGACGCGATTTCCTTTGCGCTTGCCTATCTGATTGGCGCGGCGATCCTGTTAACCACATCGGACTGGCAGCTGTTGATCCCGTTGGTGGCGTGGTTCGCGCTTTATGCGCTGCTTACCCGATGGACGATAAAACGTGTCGCGGTCGCCTCGCAAGCGGCGTCGGATGCGCGGTCCGAGGTGACGGGCCGTGTGGTCGACAGCTATAGCAACATCCATTCGGTCAAGATGTTCGCCCATCATGACCGCGAAATTGAATATGCCAAAGGGGCCATCGAGAAGGCGCGCGTCACTTTCCAAAAGGAAATGCGGATATTCACCATCATGGATATCTGTCTGGTCAGCTTGAACGGTTTGTTAATCGTTGGGGTCGTAGGGTGGGCGTTCTACCTGTGGTCCACGGGCAATGCGACCGTGGGTGTGGTGACGGCGGCGACGGCGCTGACGCTTCGGCTGAATTCTATGACCGCGTGGATCATGTGGGCACTTTCGACATTTTTTCAGCAGCTTGGCGTGGTTGCAGAGGGGCTTGAAACGATTGCGCAGCCGATCACACTGGTGGACGAACACGACGCGCAGCCGTTGGTATTGACCGATGGCTGCGTGGAAATGCGATGCCTGACCCATCACTATGGGCGCGGGTCAGGCGGGTTGGATCACATCGATATCACAGTGCGGCCGGGCGAAAAGATTGGCCTGATTGGGCGGTCGGGCGCGGGTAAATCGACCTTGGTTAAGCTGCTGTTGCGCTTTTACGATCCTGAAGGCGGCCGTATTCTGATTGATGGGCAGGATATCACGACCGTTCGTCAGGACAGTCTGCGGCAAGCAATCGGAATGGTGCAGCAGGACAATGCTTTGTTGCACCGGTCGATCCGCGAGAACATCCTTTATGGACGCCCCTCCGCTACCGAAGCAGAGGTGATCGCCGCCGCAAAACAGGCCCAGGCCCATGATTTCATTCAGGATTTAAACGATCAAGGGGGCCGGTCAGGATATGATGCACAGGTCGGGGAGCGGGGTGTGAAACTGTCTGGCGGACAGCGGCAACGTATCGCTTTGGCGCGTGTTATCTTGAAGAACGCGCCGATTCTTTTGCTGGACGAAGCCACAAGCGCGCTGGACAGCGAGGTAGAGGCCACAATCCAGAAGACGCTTTATGGCATGATGGAAGGCAAGACCGTGATCGCCATCGCGCATCGCCTATCCACCATCGCCGAGATGGACCGCATTTTGGTGATGGACGGGGGGCGTATTGTCGAAGAAGGCACCCACGAGGTGCTTTTGACCAAGGGCGGGCTATATTCAGATCTCTGGAACCGGCAATCCGGCGGGTTCCTACGCACAGAAGAGCCGACATCGTAA
- a CDS encoding CCA tRNA nucleotidyltransferase, whose protein sequence is MDRTYDVTLPASTRWLVDPDAQAVCDAVKDGGHVIYFVGGCVRNALLGVADSDVDMSTNALPERVMALAARAGLKAVPTGVEHGTVTVVSGGKGFEVTTFRRDVETDGRRAVVAFSDSIIDDALRRDFTMNALYADAQGRVIDPLESLPDLRARRVRFIEDAAQRIREDYLRTLRYFRFCAWYADSAEGFSPDALAAIAAHTDGLESLSAERIGAELAKLLAAPDPAPSVAAMRQTGVLGVVLPGSDDRWLAMVVHFEHLLQLAPDWRTRLAALGGEDVDQRLRLSKADAKYLHRLREAAFGAETVAAIAYLDGGDIARAVVILRACLSDTPPDPAVLEGIFQAEKAVFPVKAADLMPRYRGPELGKRLAGLKALWIASGFAATRESLLDAPES, encoded by the coding sequence ATGGACCGAACGTATGATGTGACCCTTCCCGCGAGCACCCGCTGGCTTGTTGACCCTGACGCCCAAGCTGTGTGCGATGCGGTGAAGGATGGGGGGCATGTGATCTATTTCGTTGGCGGCTGTGTGCGCAATGCGCTGCTGGGCGTGGCCGACAGCGATGTCGATATGTCGACCAACGCATTGCCGGAAAGGGTGATGGCGCTCGCGGCGCGCGCTGGGCTCAAAGCCGTGCCGACGGGGGTGGAACATGGAACGGTCACTGTGGTCAGTGGCGGCAAAGGGTTCGAGGTAACGACCTTCCGCCGCGATGTGGAAACGGATGGCCGGCGCGCCGTGGTAGCGTTCTCTGACAGTATCATTGACGACGCGTTGCGCCGCGATTTCACCATGAATGCTCTTTATGCGGACGCGCAGGGTCGGGTCATTGATCCGCTTGAAAGTCTGCCTGATCTGCGGGCGCGACGGGTGCGATTTATCGAGGATGCGGCGCAACGTATTCGCGAGGATTACCTGCGCACATTGCGATATTTCCGGTTTTGCGCGTGGTATGCCGACTCGGCAGAGGGGTTTAGTCCAGATGCTTTGGCCGCGATTGCAGCGCATACGGATGGCCTGGAAAGCCTGTCGGCCGAACGTATCGGGGCGGAACTTGCGAAACTATTGGCCGCGCCGGATCCTGCGCCTTCGGTGGCAGCGATGCGCCAAACCGGTGTGTTGGGGGTTGTCCTGCCCGGCAGCGACGATCGCTGGCTTGCGATGGTCGTGCATTTTGAACATCTTTTGCAGCTGGCTCCTGATTGGCGCACGCGTTTGGCAGCGCTTGGCGGCGAAGACGTGGACCAACGGTTACGGCTGAGCAAGGCAGATGCGAAATACCTTCATCGGTTAAGGGAGGCCGCCTTCGGGGCCGAGACCGTCGCCGCGATTGCCTATCTTGATGGCGGGGATATCGCGCGCGCGGTCGTTATCCTGCGGGCCTGCCTTTCTGACACGCCGCCCGATCCCGCCGTTCTTGAGGGGATCTTTCAAGCGGAAAAGGCTGTGTTTCCCGTGAAAGCCGCTGATTTGATGCCGCGATATCGGGGCCCTGAATTGGGGAAACGGTTGGCCGGGTTAAAAGCGCTTTGGATTGCTTCGGGGTTCGCAGCAACTCGGGAAAGCTTGCTGGATGCGCCAGAAAGCTAA
- a CDS encoding CoA pyrophosphatase encodes MAADQLAHFRTALAQTGVTSSDFDLNKETVLPANRTLRPAGVLAPIIERNGRFDLILTKRSSALKHHPGQISFPGGKQDGDDADVVAAALREAREEIGLPSHLVEVLGTLPAHETVTNFLVTPVIAFVKEDFKIVAEPGEVEEVFTVPLDHVLNADNYVVQSRRWQGQRRYYYTVPYGPYYIWGATARMLRAWTERMM; translated from the coding sequence GTGGCAGCTGATCAACTTGCCCATTTTCGGACGGCGTTGGCGCAAACTGGTGTCACGTCGTCTGATTTTGACCTGAATAAAGAGACGGTGCTGCCGGCCAATCGCACCTTGCGTCCTGCCGGCGTGCTGGCCCCGATTATCGAGCGTAATGGCCGTTTTGACCTTATCCTGACCAAGCGGTCCTCGGCTCTAAAGCACCATCCAGGACAAATTTCCTTTCCCGGTGGCAAACAGGATGGTGACGATGCTGACGTGGTGGCGGCAGCGTTGCGTGAGGCGCGAGAAGAGATCGGTTTGCCGTCGCATCTGGTTGAGGTGTTGGGCACGTTGCCCGCGCATGAAACAGTGACCAACTTTCTAGTGACCCCAGTAATCGCCTTTGTGAAAGAAGATTTCAAAATCGTCGCTGAACCGGGTGAAGTTGAGGAAGTCTTTACCGTTCCGTTGGATCATGTGCTGAACGCTGACAATTATGTGGTTCAATCACGACGATGGCAGGGGCAACGACGGTATTATTACACTGTTCCTTACGGTCCCTATTACATTTGGGGGGCAACCGCGCGTATGTTACGGGCATGGACCGAACGTATGATGTGA
- the hslO gene encoding Hsp33 family molecular chaperone HslO, with translation MTQGNKIAWDDTVLPFQLDASDIRGRVARLDGVLEGILRQHDYPEKVEALVAEMALLTALIGQTIKLRWKLQLQVQSNGPVRMIATDYYGPTDDGEPARIRAYASYDADRITDGPAFDQVGEGYFAVMIDQGNGMTPYQGITPLTGKSLSECAEAYFAQSEQLPTRFELSFGKSTTPGQDEHWRAGGVMLQHMPKASPFAAQGEGSGDVLLASDLVDGEEGDNWRRVNVLLDTVDELELIGPSLPPTDLLKRLFHEEVPRVFDAQAVRFGCTCSEDRVRQSLSIYSAGDIKTMTTDDGRVTADCQFCGAHYDLDPKTVGFEAEDNSGS, from the coding sequence ATGACCCAAGGAAACAAAATCGCGTGGGACGATACCGTTCTACCCTTTCAACTCGATGCCTCTGACATCCGGGGGCGTGTCGCCCGTCTGGATGGCGTGCTGGAAGGGATCTTGCGTCAGCACGATTATCCCGAAAAGGTCGAAGCACTGGTCGCGGAAATGGCCTTGCTTACGGCGTTGATCGGCCAGACGATCAAACTGCGATGGAAACTGCAACTGCAGGTTCAGTCGAACGGGCCGGTGCGGATGATTGCAACGGACTATTATGGTCCGACCGACGATGGCGAACCTGCGCGTATCCGTGCTTACGCCAGTTATGATGCTGACCGGATCACCGATGGGCCGGCGTTTGATCAGGTCGGCGAGGGATATTTCGCCGTTATGATCGATCAAGGGAACGGTATGACACCCTATCAGGGGATTACGCCGCTTACTGGAAAATCCCTCTCCGAATGTGCAGAGGCGTATTTCGCGCAGTCCGAGCAGCTGCCAACCCGGTTCGAGTTGAGCTTTGGCAAATCCACAACGCCTGGTCAGGATGAACATTGGCGTGCTGGCGGTGTTATGCTGCAACATATGCCCAAAGCGTCGCCCTTTGCCGCGCAGGGCGAAGGCAGCGGTGACGTGCTTCTTGCCTCTGACCTCGTTGACGGCGAAGAGGGCGATAACTGGCGCCGTGTGAATGTGCTGCTGGATACAGTAGACGAGCTTGAACTGATCGGGCCAAGTCTGCCACCGACCGACTTGCTGAAACGCCTGTTTCACGAGGAAGTGCCGCGGGTATTCGACGCGCAGGCTGTTCGATTTGGCTGCACCTGCTCGGAAGATCGGGTTCGGCAAAGCCTGTCTATCTATTCAGCGGGCGATATTAAAACGATGACAACTGACGACGGTCGGGTCACCGCAGATTGTCAGTTCTGTGGCGCGCATTACGATCTGGACCCGAAAACTGTCGGGTTCGAGGCTGAAGATAACAGTGGCAGCTGA
- a CDS encoding NUDIX domain-containing protein, whose protein sequence is MMRRVGKPPVPGKTYRSRPGVYAILPLKGRFLLTAQLRPEVDVQLPGGGIDPGESPLQTLHREVMEEIGWTIARPRRLGAFRRFAYMPEYDMWAEKICHVYVAHPVHQVAQPIEPDHATVVMSGEEAISVLGNDGDRYFLDRFLAMRP, encoded by the coding sequence ATGATGCGACGTGTAGGGAAGCCGCCCGTGCCCGGCAAAACATATCGATCTCGACCCGGTGTCTATGCGATCTTGCCCCTTAAGGGACGGTTTTTGTTGACTGCCCAGTTGCGCCCCGAGGTCGATGTTCAACTTCCTGGCGGTGGAATTGACCCTGGTGAATCGCCGCTTCAAACGCTCCACCGCGAGGTGATGGAGGAAATCGGGTGGACCATCGCCCGCCCCCGGCGATTGGGGGCGTTCCGACGGTTCGCATATATGCCCGAGTATGATATGTGGGCCGAGAAAATCTGCCACGTATATGTCGCCCATCCAGTCCATCAGGTTGCCCAGCCGATCGAGCCGGACCACGCCACCGTTGTTATGTCGGGGGAAGAAGCCATTTCTGTGCTAGGGAACGACGGAGACAGGTATTTCCTTGATCGATTTTTGGCGATGCGACCCTGA
- a CDS encoding Hpt domain-containing protein, with protein MIDWEQISVLKEAVGPSAFEEIIVVFFLEVEEAKSKLRDSRATKTIRDTLHFVKGSALSLGFIEFSEHCLRAEKELALGESMQPVIEDLFTIYEKSKLQFLTSCGSKSRAIAQTAPKFHHS; from the coding sequence TTGATCGATTGGGAGCAAATCTCTGTGCTGAAAGAAGCTGTTGGCCCCAGCGCATTCGAAGAAATTATCGTGGTATTTTTTTTGGAGGTAGAAGAAGCAAAAAGCAAACTTCGGGACAGCAGGGCTACTAAAACCATTCGAGACACTCTTCATTTCGTTAAAGGAAGTGCGCTGAGCTTAGGTTTTATCGAGTTTTCGGAACATTGCCTGCGCGCGGAAAAAGAACTCGCGTTAGGCGAATCGATGCAGCCCGTTATAGAGGACCTTTTTACCATCTACGAGAAATCCAAGCTGCAGTTTCTGACAAGCTGTGGGTCAAAATCCCGCGCTATAGCACAAACTGCGCCAAAGTTTCATCATTCGTGA
- the ilvA gene encoding threonine ammonia-lyase IlvA, with protein sequence MTDLFKTAARSATLSMREVFPATPLMRNEHLSEKYDADIWLKREDLSPVRSYKLRGAFNAMRKVIPEQSVFVCASAGNHAQGVAFMCSHFGVKGVIFMPVTTPQQKIQKTKIFGGLQVEVRLVGDYFDKTLQAAQQYCTEEGAHFLSPFDDEDVIEGQASVAVEIEKQLGRVPDHIMLPVGGGGLSSGIYSYFQDTCRYSFVEPKGAPSLARALVAGAPVDVSPINSFVDGAAVAKIGERNFKRLRTVPVESVIHLAEDRICVTIIEMLNVEGIVLEPAGALSIEALGEVSEQIKGKTVVCVASGGNFDFERLPEVKERAQRYSGVKKYFILRMPQRPGALKEFLGILGPDDDICRFEYLKKSARNFGSVLIGIETRSSDSFAPFLSQLKAAGFTYTDITNDETLAQFVL encoded by the coding sequence ATGACGGATCTGTTCAAAACTGCGGCTCGCAGCGCTACGCTATCGATGCGCGAGGTGTTTCCCGCCACCCCATTGATGCGCAACGAACATTTGTCCGAAAAATATGACGCGGATATTTGGTTGAAGCGAGAAGACCTAAGCCCGGTCCGATCATATAAGCTGCGCGGCGCGTTCAACGCGATGCGCAAGGTGATCCCCGAACAGTCGGTTTTTGTTTGTGCAAGCGCAGGAAATCATGCCCAAGGTGTTGCATTTATGTGCAGTCATTTTGGTGTGAAGGGCGTTATATTTATGCCCGTAACGACCCCTCAGCAGAAGATCCAGAAAACAAAAATCTTTGGCGGGCTTCAGGTGGAGGTGCGGCTGGTTGGGGACTATTTTGATAAAACCCTGCAAGCGGCGCAGCAATATTGCACGGAAGAGGGCGCTCATTTTCTGTCTCCTTTCGATGATGAAGATGTCATCGAGGGGCAAGCCTCTGTTGCGGTTGAAATAGAAAAGCAGTTGGGCCGTGTTCCGGACCACATCATGCTGCCCGTCGGTGGCGGCGGATTGTCGTCGGGGATCTACAGCTATTTTCAAGATACATGTCGATATAGCTTCGTTGAACCTAAAGGTGCGCCTAGTTTAGCTCGGGCATTGGTGGCTGGAGCTCCTGTTGATGTATCTCCTATCAATAGTTTTGTTGACGGTGCCGCTGTGGCAAAGATTGGTGAGCGTAATTTTAAGCGATTGCGTACTGTGCCGGTTGAGAGCGTGATCCACCTGGCCGAAGATCGCATCTGCGTCACGATCATTGAAATGTTGAACGTCGAAGGCATCGTCCTTGAGCCTGCCGGAGCTCTTTCAATTGAAGCCTTGGGTGAGGTTTCTGAACAGATAAAGGGCAAGACCGTCGTCTGTGTCGCATCAGGCGGGAACTTTGATTTTGAACGTCTCCCTGAGGTAAAGGAACGGGCTCAGCGCTATTCTGGGGTTAAGAAATACTTCATCCTGCGGATGCCGCAGCGGCCCGGTGCGCTGAAGGAGTTTCTGGGCATTCTAGGGCCTGACGATGACATTTGCCGTTTCGAATATCTGAAAAAATCAGCACGTAATTTCGGGTCAGTCCTTATCGGGATCGAAACGCGCAGTTCCGATAGCTTCGCTCCTTTCTTGTCACAGCTTAAGGCAGCCGGGTTCACCTATACCGACATCACGAATGATGAAACTTTGGCGCAGTTTGTGCTATAG
- a CDS encoding argininosuccinate synthase — protein sequence MSAPKKVVLAYSGGLDTSIILKWLQTEYGCEVVTFTADLGQGEELEPARAKAEMMGASEIYVEDVREEFVRDFVFPMFRANAVYEGLYLLGTSIARPLISKRLVEIAAETGADAVAHGATGKGNDQVRFELAAYALNPDIKVIAPWREWDLTSRTKLIEFAEKHQIPVAKDKRGEAPFSVDANLLHTSSEGKVLEDPAVDAPEYVYQRTVSPEQAPDTPEYVEVGFEGGDAVSINGENMSPATLLAKLNELGGKHGCGRLDLVEGRFVGMKSRGIYETPGGTLLLEAHRGIESITLDRGAMHLKDELMPRYAELIYNGFWYSPERTMLQAAIDASQTHVTGTVRLKLYKGHVRTVGRWSEHSLYSEAHVTFEDDAGAYDQKDAAGFIQLNALRLKLLAARDKRLKG from the coding sequence ATGTCCGCGCCCAAAAAAGTTGTGCTCGCCTATTCTGGTGGGCTTGATACCTCGATTATCCTAAAATGGCTGCAAACCGAATACGGCTGCGAAGTGGTGACCTTTACCGCTGATCTCGGCCAAGGCGAAGAACTTGAGCCTGCCCGCGCCAAAGCCGAAATGATGGGCGCGTCGGAAATCTATGTCGAAGATGTCCGCGAAGAATTCGTGCGCGATTTCGTCTTCCCGATGTTTCGCGCCAATGCCGTCTACGAAGGGCTTTACCTGTTGGGCACCTCGATCGCTCGGCCGTTGATTTCTAAACGCTTGGTTGAAATTGCCGCCGAAACCGGAGCCGATGCGGTTGCGCATGGTGCGACGGGCAAGGGCAATGATCAGGTCCGTTTCGAATTGGCTGCCTATGCCTTGAACCCTGACATCAAAGTAATCGCGCCTTGGCGTGAGTGGGATCTGACCAGCCGGACGAAATTGATCGAATTTGCTGAAAAACATCAGATCCCCGTGGCAAAAGACAAACGTGGCGAAGCACCCTTTAGTGTGGATGCAAATCTCCTTCACACGTCCTCCGAAGGAAAAGTGCTGGAAGATCCGGCCGTGGACGCACCCGAATATGTTTATCAGCGTACGGTTTCGCCAGAGCAGGCACCCGACACGCCCGAATATGTCGAAGTTGGTTTTGAAGGTGGCGATGCGGTCAGCATCAATGGCGAAAACATGTCGCCAGCGACACTTTTGGCTAAATTGAACGAACTTGGCGGCAAGCACGGCTGCGGCCGCCTTGATCTTGTTGAGGGGCGCTTTGTCGGTATGAAGTCCCGTGGGATCTATGAGACCCCCGGCGGGACATTGCTGCTCGAAGCACACCGCGGCATCGAATCGATTACCCTCGACCGCGGCGCGATGCACCTAAAAGACGAGCTGATGCCGCGTTATGCAGAGCTGATCTATAATGGTTTTTGGTACAGCCCCGAACGCACCATGCTGCAAGCCGCGATTGATGCCTCCCAGACACATGTGACCGGTACAGTTAGATTGAAATTGTACAAAGGCCATGTCCGCACGGTTGGCCGCTGGTCGGAGCATTCGCTATATTCCGAAGCGCATGTCACCTTCGAAGATGACGCTGGTGCCTATGATCAAAAAGACGCTGCGGGCTTCATTCAGTTGAACGCGCTTCGACTCAAGCTTTTGGCGGCACGTGACAAACGCCTCAAAGGTTAA
- a CDS encoding DUF7282 domain-containing protein: MKMFAATALSLTLVAGTAFAAAHSNAMVEAMDQDVSNGVVSADKVMASENGWMVVHRTDAEMKPGPVVGYAPLRAGENIDVSAILQEDVKSGDMLMLMVHSEEGGMKTGGFEYTLGAKEDGPIKPDGKLVMTVITAE; the protein is encoded by the coding sequence ATGAAGATGTTTGCAGCAACCGCACTGTCCCTCACGCTCGTCGCGGGCACGGCTTTCGCCGCAGCCCACAGCAACGCTATGGTAGAAGCGATGGATCAAGATGTGTCCAACGGCGTCGTCAGCGCCGATAAAGTGATGGCATCGGAAAACGGTTGGATGGTCGTGCACCGCACCGATGCAGAGATGAAGCCGGGCCCGGTCGTCGGCTACGCACCCTTGCGTGCCGGTGAGAACATCGACGTCAGCGCCATTCTGCAAGAAGACGTTAAATCCGGCGATATGCTGATGCTTATGGTCCACTCAGAAGAGGGCGGCATGAAAACCGGTGGCTTCGAATACACTTTGGGCGCAAAGGAAGACGGCCCTATCAAACCTGATGGTAAATTGGTGATGACGGTCATCACGGCCGAATAA
- a CDS encoding HAD family hydrolase has protein sequence MRIAMWSGPRNLSTAMMYSFGNRADFTAMDEPFYAPYLKQTGINHPMHQEIIAHHECDPAKVAAQCALAGTPHRYMKHMPHHMIDSFPMDWAKGCVHVHLIRHPAHVIASYTAKREAPNFNDIGYGQQTALFDQIGGMVIDSADIRANPEQMLRKLCSAIDLRFDPAMLSWAAGPRAEDGIWAAHWYGAVHKSTGFAGAEGPLPTLTGEAETLCAQAMPHYQKLYDQRLR, from the coding sequence ATGCGTATCGCAATGTGGTCCGGCCCGCGTAATCTAAGCACGGCGATGATGTATAGTTTCGGCAATCGCGCTGATTTCACCGCGATGGATGAGCCGTTCTATGCACCCTATCTTAAACAAACCGGCATTAACCATCCGATGCACCAAGAAATCATCGCGCACCATGAATGTGACCCTGCCAAAGTCGCGGCGCAGTGCGCGCTCGCCGGCACCCCACACCGCTATATGAAGCATATGCCGCATCACATGATTGACAGCTTTCCGATGGATTGGGCCAAAGGCTGTGTCCATGTCCATCTGATACGCCATCCTGCGCACGTAATTGCCAGCTATACTGCAAAGCGAGAAGCACCGAATTTTAACGATATCGGCTATGGTCAACAAACCGCGCTTTTCGATCAAATTGGCGGAATGGTGATTGATTCAGCAGATATCAGGGCGAATCCGGAACAGATGCTGCGCAAACTTTGCAGCGCAATCGACCTGCGTTTCGATCCCGCTATGCTGTCTTGGGCCGCCGGTCCCCGCGCAGAAGACGGGATCTGGGCAGCGCATTGGTACGGTGCCGTTCATAAAAGCACCGGGTTCGCCGGGGCCGAAGGGCCTCTGCCTACGCTCACCGGTGAGGCGGAAACGCTGTGCGCGCAGGCAATGCCCCATTACCAAAAGCTTTATGATCAAAGACTTAGGTGA
- a CDS encoding D-amino acid aminotransferase codes for MQDHVTTHQAQEDARNEDILIYLNGRIVPRAQAVVSVYDSGFMLGDGIWEGLRLYDGTWAFLSDHFDRLLEAAKAIDLDIGMTREQLVSALLETQSANGMTTDAHARLMITRGPKTRPFQHPSLSQSGPTIAIIMEHSRPNMPRPIRLATVPHMRGLPMTQDPKLNSHSKLNCILACIAAEKAGADEGLMLDINGFVNTTNACNFFIVRKGEVWTSTGDYCMNGITRQKVINLCRANDIPCFERNYSLVDTYGADEAFLTGTFGAQTPVAMIDGRQIGDGEMGPVTKKLRELYKALIAKECA; via the coding sequence ATGCAAGATCACGTCACCACGCACCAAGCCCAAGAAGATGCCCGTAACGAAGACATCTTGATCTATTTAAACGGCCGGATTGTCCCCAGGGCGCAGGCGGTTGTCAGCGTCTATGACAGCGGTTTCATGTTGGGTGACGGAATCTGGGAAGGGCTGAGGCTTTATGATGGTACATGGGCCTTCCTAAGCGATCATTTCGACCGCCTGCTCGAAGCCGCAAAAGCCATTGATCTGGACATCGGGATGACACGTGAGCAGCTCGTTTCCGCATTGTTAGAGACCCAAAGTGCAAATGGAATGACCACAGACGCCCACGCGCGATTGATGATCACCCGTGGCCCTAAAACGCGGCCGTTCCAGCACCCGTCGCTGTCGCAATCCGGCCCCACAATCGCGATCATAATGGAGCATTCCCGGCCCAATATGCCGCGCCCGATCCGGCTTGCTACCGTGCCCCATATGCGGGGGCTGCCGATGACCCAGGACCCGAAACTGAATAGTCATTCAAAATTGAATTGTATCCTTGCTTGTATTGCCGCGGAAAAAGCGGGTGCCGACGAGGGTTTGATGCTGGATATTAACGGGTTCGTGAATACAACAAACGCCTGTAATTTTTTCATCGTCCGCAAGGGGGAGGTTTGGACCAGCACTGGCGACTACTGCATGAATGGGATCACCCGTCAGAAAGTGATCAATCTGTGTCGCGCCAACGACATCCCCTGTTTCGAGCGGAACTATTCGCTTGTCGACACCTATGGTGCCGACGAGGCATTCTTGACGGGCACCTTCGGCGCGCAAACCCCCGTCGCGATGATCGATGGTCGCCAGATCGGCGACGGCGAAATGGGGCCTGTGACCAAAAAACTACGCGAATTGTACAAGGCCCTCATCGCAAAGGAATGTGCCTGA
- the msrA gene encoding peptide-methionine (S)-S-oxide reductase MsrA yields MSIATNMRLIVLSAAIGLGLAAQATTAKAAGTETLLVAGGCFWCVESDFEAVKGVKEVVSGFAGGNVKNPTYKQVVAGGTGHYEAAQIQYDPAVVSADQLLAMFFRSVDPTDAGGQFCDRGDSYRTAIFADGAGQKAAAENAKSQAQAALGKTVVTPILGKTAFYPADAYHQDYYKSDERLAFTSVGLGVKKSVAYKRYRNGCGRDQRVKQLWGSAAPFVK; encoded by the coding sequence ATGAGTATTGCCACAAATATGCGCCTGATCGTGCTGAGCGCCGCCATCGGTCTGGGCCTCGCGGCACAGGCGACAACCGCAAAAGCCGCCGGAACAGAGACGCTTTTGGTTGCTGGAGGCTGCTTTTGGTGCGTCGAATCCGATTTCGAAGCCGTGAAGGGCGTCAAGGAAGTTGTATCCGGTTTCGCGGGCGGAAATGTGAAGAACCCGACGTACAAGCAGGTCGTCGCGGGCGGAACGGGCCACTATGAAGCGGCGCAGATCCAGTATGATCCTGCGGTTGTTTCTGCCGACCAATTGCTGGCAATGTTCTTCCGCTCGGTCGATCCGACCGATGCCGGTGGGCAGTTCTGCGACCGCGGCGACAGTTATCGCACTGCGATCTTTGCGGATGGTGCCGGCCAGAAAGCCGCTGCAGAGAACGCAAAATCACAGGCTCAGGCCGCTTTAGGGAAAACCGTGGTCACCCCGATCTTGGGAAAAACTGCGTTCTATCCCGCCGATGCCTATCATCAGGACTATTACAAAAGCGATGAACGCCTTGCCTTTACCAGCGTCGGGTTGGGTGTGAAAAAGTCCGTCGCATATAAACGCTATCGTAACGGCTGCGGGCGCGACCAGCGCGTGAAACAGCTTTGGGGTAGTGCTGCTCCGTTCGTAAAATAA